A single Dermacentor variabilis isolate Ectoservices chromosome 9, ASM5094787v1, whole genome shotgun sequence DNA region contains:
- the LOC142558224 gene encoding uncharacterized protein LOC142558224, with translation MNSYVILALVILGHLCQIHAATLSKPARNVDEATKELTERISRSLMEHREDIIGAFKTLEKSVDSVGDETDEHAIPAVVAAVAGIIANGAISGAVGAAVGSLLTKG, from the exons ATGAACTCCTACGTTATCTTGGCACTCGTTATTCTGGGGCACCTGTGTC AAATTCACGCAGCCACGCTGAGCAAGCCGGCAAGGAACGTAGACGAGGCAACAAAAGAACTCACGGAAAGGATTTCCCGTTCCCTCATGGAGCACCGTGAGGACATCATCGGTGCCTTCAAGACACTCGAAAAGTCTGTCGACAGCGTCGGCGATGAAACCGATGAGCACGCCATTCCGGCCGTAGTTGCGGCTGTCGCGGGGATCATCGCAAACGGCGCCATATCCGGCGCTGTCGGGGCTGCTGTCGGGAGCTTGCTTACAAAAGGCTGA